Genomic DNA from Bifidobacterium sp. ESL0769:
TCATTTCCTCTGACTTGCCTGAAGTGCTGGGTATCAGCGACAGGATTCTCGTCGTGAGGCAAGGCATGATTTCCGCAGATCTTCCGGCCGCTTCGGCGACCGAAGAACAGGTCATGTCGTATGCCACGGGTGTATCGAAAGCTCAATCGAAATGAGACGTTGCGGCGCGCTTGGCGTCGCGGTGTCCAGCTCGTATTTCAAGGAACAAGAATGAAAGTAAAAAATAATTCAAAGGTTGATTTCGCGGGAATCTGGGAGAAAGTGGGCATGCCCTTCGTTCTTCTGGTCCTGATCGTCTTCATGCTGATCAAGGCCCCGAACTTCGGCACGCTCAGCAATCTGTTCAACGTGGCCCGTTCGATTTCCATCAACGCGATCCTCGCGGCAGGCATGACGTTCGTCATCATCACCGCCGGCATCGATTTGTCCGTCGGTTCCATAGTGGCGGTAAGCGGTTGCGTTTCCGTCCTGTCCACCGGCAACGGCATGAATCCTGTGCTGGCCGTGTTGGTCGGCGTGCTCGTAGGCGCCATAGCGGGTCTCGTCAACGGATTCCTGATCGCGTACTGCAATCTGACGGCGTTCATCGTGACATTGGGCACGATGACCTTCCTCAGAGGTCTGGCCTATACGATTACCGGCGGCTTGCCGATCGTCAACAACGGTCTGTCGTTCCGCGCCATCGGAAACGGATATATTTTCCATATCCCGATTCCGTTTATCATCATGATAATCGTTTATATTTTGATGTGGGTTCTGCTTGACAAGACCCGTTTCGGCTCCCACGTTTACGCTGTCGGTGGCAATCCGGAAGCGGCTCGTCTGGCCGGTATCAACGTCAAAGGCGTTCTGTTGGCCGTCTACGTCATCTCCGGCATCTGCGCCGGCCTGGCAGGCTGTATTTTCGCGGCACGTGTGGTTTCCGCTCAGCCCACTGCAGGCACAGGCTATGAGATGGATGCGATCGCAGCCACCATTCTTGGTGGTACCGCAATGGCAGGTGGTAAAGGAAAGATTCCGGGTACCCTTGTTGGTGCCATTATCTTTGGTGTACTCACCACCGGCCTGGTGCTTATGGATGTCCCGTTCTTCACGCAGCAGCTCATCAAGGGCGTCGTCATCATCATCGCGGTGCTGATTGATGGATTGAAGCAGAACTCGTTCTCCCTGAACCTGTTCAAGAAAAAGCCAGAGTTAGCTAGCGAGTGAGGAATCACATTCGATGAATACTCAAACCAAGAAATTTACCGTCCGCAATACGGAGAAAGGAGCGTTGCGCCCGCAGCCGGTTACCATAGAGCTTCCAGCCTCGTGGACCTCGCCGCTGATAGGCGGGACAAGCGATGATGGGCAGACGTTTGTCGCCCAACGCATCGCCTCGCAGAGCACGGGTGACGCATCGGTGTATATCGGTGTCTTTACCCCGTGCGACGGGCAGTCCGTGCAGCTCGAAGATACCCCGGTCGATGCCGATTCGATTGACGGACCGGTTATCACCGAAGTGCCGGATAGTCGGGAACGTGATGCGATTTGCCGGCTGAATACCGGTTATTTCGACCTTGAGCTCTGCCGAGGAACCGGCAAGGGCGAAGGGGCCTCGAAATGGGGTATACGCCATTTCAGCTCGCTTGCGCAGAACTTCGACCTTCTGGCCAGTGGCAACAATGCGATAGGAGGGTTCTACGGTCCGTTCTTCACTCCGGACAACGGCCTGATCAATCCTCCCGAGCACGTCGTCGCCGATGTCACGGCGGTCGAAATCGGTCCGATAGTGCGTAGGTATCGCCTTTCCGGCCGGATTCCGGACGGGTTGTTGCCGGAACTCAAGGGCAAGTCGTTCGCCATCGATTTCACGTTCTATGCCGGAGCGGATTGCTTCGACCGTGTCTACCACGTCGATCATTTCCAGACGGAAGTCAACGGCAGGAGTGTCACCGACCGGATTACTGTCGGCGATGAATTCGAAGGCGGTCAGAACGCGCTCGCGTTCGATCGTTTCGACTCCTTCAACCACACGCCGTACCGCAGTGGAGACCCGTACGCAGAACTGCTCAAGCAAGAGGTCAAGCGCACCATTTCATCCGACGAACCAGGCAATGAACGGTTCGGCTATTTCCAGAAGCTCTTGAACCGGGATCTGGAAAATGCGCATTGGGACCTTTATTGGCGTCTGTTCTCTTATTGGGAGCATGCGCTCGATGAGGATTCGCTCAATGAGCATCTCGGGCATGTGCGTTCACTCGCCCACGTCGTGGCGGATAAGGAGGATCGTGTCTGGCAATTCCCGGAGGCGCCGATCAACGTCTCCCAAGTCGCCGACCAGACGATTTTCGCCGGTCCTGCGCAATATAGCGCCGAATTCAACACCGGGACAGGGCAGTGCATGATCTGGCTGACCTCTTCGCCGTCTTCCGCGTTCCAGATCGTTCAGCGTCCGCAGTCCGGATGGGTCAACTGGGGCACGAATGGCGAGAACGAGTGTCCTTCGTTGCCTGTCGGGTCGACGGTAAGGTCCGTCTATGGTCCTTATGCCGATTCATGGCGTGACGAGGCGTTGGGCCATATTCCGGGCGCTGTGCGTCTGGAAGCCTGTTAGCGCCGGTATCGATTACCGTTTTTCCTCCGAAGGGGCCTCTGCCGATTCGTCGGCATGGGGCCCCTTTTTATTGGATGGACGGTTTCCTTATCGGAAGGAACCGTGAATAGGTTTCGATACCGTGTGATTGCCATTATCTCGGTCTAGGTGCGGCGTTGATTTTTAGTACAGAAGACAGCGAACACACTAGAAAAATGTAAGGCCATGACAGGTGTTATATTTGAGATGTCCGTGGGAACGCGGGCGAGTCGCAGCAACCTCCGTATCGTCGATTCATTCATCAGCAGCTAGTGAAGTTCGTCGGTCTTGGCGTGTTGAAACGCGTTAAGTGCCGACCGCCCCTTTTCTGCAATCTGACTTGGCGATGCTCAAACCAAGGAAGAGAGCATGATGGACAGGTTCTTCCATCTCAAAGAAAATCACACCAAAGTATCCACTGAAATCACAGCGGGCATCACCACCTTCTTCGCGATGAGCTATATCATCGTTGTCAATCCGCAGGTCCTGAGCACTACCGGCATGCCGTGGGGTGCCGTGTTCCTTGCCACCATTATCGCTTCCGTTGCTGGAACGCTGGTCATGGGACTTTTCGCCAACGTGCCTTACGCCCAGTCCGCAAGTATGGGCTTGAACGCGTTCTTTGCCTACACCGTTTGCGCCGGCCTCGGCTTTACTTGGCAGGAAACACTTTGTATGACATTCCTGTGTGGCCTGATCAACATTCTGGTCACCGTCACCTCCATCCGTAAGCTCATCATCGCCTGTATCCCTGAATCCCTGCAGCACGCCATCGGCGGCGGCATCGGCCTGTTCGTGATGTACGTCGGCATGTTGAACGTCGGCTTCATTTCGTTCACTCCCGGCGACCCGAAGGCCGCGGCCAAAGGCGGACCGATTCACGCCACCCCTGGTCTTTCCGCGCTCAACAATCCCGAACTCTGGGTCTTCCTTATCGGTCTTGCCATCGCCATCGTGCTCACACTGCTCAACGTGCGTGGCGGCCTCTTGATCTCCATCATCGCCGCCGCCGTCATCGGCATCCCGTTCGGCATCACCAACATGAGCAACTCGATGTCCATCGGCCAGACCTTCTCTCAGCTTCCCACCACGTTCCTTGCCATCTTCAGCCCGCAAGGCTTCCCGTCGCTCTTCGGCAACCTCGGCCGCTTACCGCTCGTCATTGTCACCATCTTCGCCTTCTCCATGTCCGATATGTTCGACACCATCGGCACGTTGGTCGGCACCGGACGCAAGACCGGCATCTTCTCTGATCAGGACATCAAGAACATGGCCAATGGCCATGGCTTCAGCTCCAAGATGGACAAGGCCCTCTTCGCCGATTCCATCGCCACCTCTGTCGGTGGCCTGTTTGGCACCTCCAACATCACCACCTACGTCGAGTCCTCGGCGGGCATTGCTGCCGGCGGCCGCACCGGCCTGACTTCGGTGACCGTCGCTGTCTGCTTCCTCATCTCGATGTTCCTCTCGCCGCTGGTGTCTGCGATTCCGTCTGCCGCAACGGCCGGCGTTCTGGTCGTGGTCGGCTGCATGATGGCCTCCAGCCTCAAGGAAGTCAACTGGGGCGACCTCGGCGAAGCCATTCCGGCGCTTTTCGCCTCGGTATTCATGGCCCTTTCCTACTCGATCTCCTACGGCATCGCCGCGGGCTTCATCATGTACTGCCTGGTCAAGATTTGCAAGGGCAAGGCGAAGGAGGTCCATCCGGTGATGTGGATCGTCACTGCCCTCTTCATCCTCGACTTCGCGCTCCAGGCCGTCCTCTGATTGCCGGCTGAGATAGATTGGCTGTCTGTGCTTTTCGCTGCAACTTACGAGTGAAGCTGCGGCGAAAAGCACGTTTTGCGTCCACTTTTCGTGCTTTTGGTCGCAGTGACGCCATAATTCAGTGCGAAAAGCACCAAAATCGTCCTGAAATGATGCTTTTCTCCTCAATGGAATCCCGAATCAGTGGGAAAAGCACCAAAATCGCCGTAAAAAGGTGCTTTTCTCCTCAGTGGGACCCACATTCAGTGAGAAAAGCGCTATTTCGGTGCCTTTTTGGTGCTTTTCTCACTGATTGGCGCGTGCGCGTGTCGCAAGGTCGGGCGGCCTCCGTATACTATTCATCTGTAAACCACAGACTGTTGGTTAGAGGTGCAAGCCTCTCGAAGTTTGGTTCGCCAAGCCAGCATAGGTTGAATGTCATAAGCCTTGTAAGAGGTGGGCCGCGCAAGCGGCCGGTATGGTGCTCTGCCTATGTGCAGGGCATTTTTTGTAGGGTTGCAAGTTTGCAGCCGCGCAGACAATCGCTCATAAACGCTAAACGTTCCGAATTTCCCGATCAATGGTCGACTCAGGAAGGAACGCCATGAAAAGGCCCGAAAAGGAAGCGGTGATCGCCGAGCTTACGGATCAATTCCGTAACGCCGATGCGGTTTACCTTACCGAGTACCGCGGGCTTACCGTTCCGCAGATTTCCGATCTGCGCGAAAAGCTAGGCCGCGATACTTCCTACTCAGTGGCTAAGAACACGCTCGCTCGCATCGCCGCCAAAGAGGCTGGGTACGAGGGCTTCGATGAAGCACTCTCCGGCCCCTCCGCAATCACCTTCGTGAAGGGTGATTACGTCGAGGCTGCGAAGGTCCTGCGTGACTTCGCCAAGAAAAACAAGGCCCTCGTCATCAAGGGTGGTTTCGCAGACGGAACCATGTACGACGCCGAAGGCTTCATGAAACTCGCGAGCCTCGAATCTCGCGAAACCCTGCTCTCCAGGATGGCAGGCGACCTCAAGGGCTCCATGTCCAAGGCCGCTCGCACGTTCGTCGCTCTGCCTACCAAGGCCGTGCGTACGTTCGACGCCCTGCGCGAAAAGCAGGAAAAGGCCGCTTGATTTCCTCGCGGTTTCGGCCGCGTAATTTCAGGCAGTTTAGTAGTGAATAATTAAAAAATATTAAGAATTTCGGTGACGGAACCCAATAAAACATCCGTCGCCCGGAAAAGAAAGGAAGCCATTATGGCTAAGCTCTCAAGCGATGAGCTCCTCGATGCGTTCAAGGAAATGACCCTGGTTGAACTCTCCGACTTCGTCAAGAAGTTCGAGGACGAGTTCGATGTCGAGGCTTCCGCCCCGGCCGTTGCCGTTGCTGCTGCTCCTGCCGCTGGCGCAGGCGTTGGCGAAGAAGAGAAGACCGAGTTCGACGTCGTTCTCTCCTCCTTCGGCGACAAGAAGATTCAGGTCATCAAGGCCGTCAAGAACATCACCGGCAAGGGCCTGGCTGATGCCAAGGCGCTCGTCGACGGTGCTCCTACCACCATCCTCGAGAAGGCCAAGAAGGATGACGCCGAGAAGGCCAAGGCTGAGATCGAAGAGGCCGGCGGTTCTGTCGAACTCAAGTAGTTCTTTCCTTCTTGAAGGCTTAGGCGCTGCGGTGTGAAACCGCAAGCGGCTGAAAGCCTTCGATACATTGTTGCAAACCCTGTGTGCGGAATCTCCGCTCGCAGGGTTTGTTCATTTTATCGGCTATCGTAGTATCCAAGGCATGTCCTTGAAAGCAAACGCAAGGGCGGGCTCATGCGTGAGTGTTGTCAATGTCTGTCATTTTTCTGTAGATTCCAAGGAAAACATGACACAATAGCAGTAGCATGAGCAAAGTGTATATGGGGAGGCCGCAAGGTGTCTGATCCGCGAACGACAAAACATTGGGTCATCAAGGTCAATGGCTCCACGAAAGTCGATGTCGGTCCCGGCGAAAACGTTGAGATTGGCCGCAGGCCTTTGCGTCCGCTTAGCGATGACGGACATCACCGTTTGGAGATTGACGATGATACGCGTTCCATGTCGAAGCGCCACGCGCTGTTTAGCGTCACGGCCGATGGCGGGGCGTCGGTCACCGATCTCAATTCCACGAACGGTTCATATATAGTTGAGAAAAAAGGCTTGCGTCCGCTTACGCCCAATAAGGATTTCATTTTTCCGGATTCACCGATGCGATTGCAGTTCGGTGACGTTCCTGTTGATTTCGTACGGGTCGATGTCGATGAAAACGATGGGGCCGGTAACAAGATTACCGATTTGTTCGACTATGCGGTAAGCGGCGGTGAAAGCGCCGATATCGAGCCGGATCTTAACGAAATGTCCGTCGACGACATTTTGAACCTGCGCGCCGGTGAACCGACTACGGCTTTCAGCGCCGCGGATGTGGCCAGTCGTATCGAAGCTTCCGCTTCCTCCGAAGCGGACGACAAGGCTAATGGTGACCCTCAAAATTCCAAAGAGCAGGCAGCCAAGAACGCCGATAGTAGCACAAACAAGATTGTGGATGGAAGTGCGTCGCCAGTTGTTGCCGAGGCTGACAAGAAGCGAGAAGACCCGCAGGCCGACCATACCATTGATCAGATTTCACTCAACGTGATGACTCCCGAACCGCAGGTT
This window encodes:
- a CDS encoding ABC transporter permease — protein: MKVKNNSKVDFAGIWEKVGMPFVLLVLIVFMLIKAPNFGTLSNLFNVARSISINAILAAGMTFVIITAGIDLSVGSIVAVSGCVSVLSTGNGMNPVLAVLVGVLVGAIAGLVNGFLIAYCNLTAFIVTLGTMTFLRGLAYTITGGLPIVNNGLSFRAIGNGYIFHIPIPFIIMIIVYILMWVLLDKTRFGSHVYAVGGNPEAARLAGINVKGVLLAVYVISGICAGLAGCIFAARVVSAQPTAGTGYEMDAIAATILGGTAMAGGKGKIPGTLVGAIIFGVLTTGLVLMDVPFFTQQLIKGVVIIIAVLIDGLKQNSFSLNLFKKKPELASE
- the rplJ gene encoding 50S ribosomal protein L10, with the protein product MKRPEKEAVIAELTDQFRNADAVYLTEYRGLTVPQISDLREKLGRDTSYSVAKNTLARIAAKEAGYEGFDEALSGPSAITFVKGDYVEAAKVLRDFAKKNKALVIKGGFADGTMYDAEGFMKLASLESRETLLSRMAGDLKGSMSKAARTFVALPTKAVRTFDALREKQEKAA
- the rplL gene encoding 50S ribosomal protein L7/L12, which produces MAKLSSDELLDAFKEMTLVELSDFVKKFEDEFDVEASAPAVAVAAAPAAGAGVGEEEKTEFDVVLSSFGDKKIQVIKAVKNITGKGLADAKALVDGAPTTILEKAKKDDAEKAKAEIEEAGGSVELK
- a CDS encoding NCS2 family permease, whose translation is MDRFFHLKENHTKVSTEITAGITTFFAMSYIIVVNPQVLSTTGMPWGAVFLATIIASVAGTLVMGLFANVPYAQSASMGLNAFFAYTVCAGLGFTWQETLCMTFLCGLINILVTVTSIRKLIIACIPESLQHAIGGGIGLFVMYVGMLNVGFISFTPGDPKAAAKGGPIHATPGLSALNNPELWVFLIGLAIAIVLTLLNVRGGLLISIIAAAVIGIPFGITNMSNSMSIGQTFSQLPTTFLAIFSPQGFPSLFGNLGRLPLVIVTIFAFSMSDMFDTIGTLVGTGRKTGIFSDQDIKNMANGHGFSSKMDKALFADSIATSVGGLFGTSNITTYVESSAGIAAGGRTGLTSVTVAVCFLISMFLSPLVSAIPSAATAGVLVVVGCMMASSLKEVNWGDLGEAIPALFASVFMALSYSISYGIAAGFIMYCLVKICKGKAKEVHPVMWIVTALFILDFALQAVL